One Thiocapsa sp. genomic window, CCGGTGCCTATGCAGGCCGGTGCCCAGCCCGGAGCGGCCGCCACGCCGATGTCGACATCCGCGCCGGCACTCTCGGCAACGGACTCCGGGCAACCTTCGGCTGACGCGGTGCCGATGATCGCCTCGGATGACGCTGGTTTGCCCGCGTCCTCGCAGGCGCAGACAGCGCCGCGTGCATCGGGGGTGCCGACCGCGTCGCCGCGCGTGTCCGGCGTTCCCGGTACTGGCCCGGAGAGGTTCCCGGGCGAGGAGCTGGGGTTCGCGGCAGAACCGGATCCCTGGCTGGAACAGGAGCTTCAGCGTCAGCTGGATGCCGAGCAGGCGGCCTATGCGGAGCCGCCCGCGCCCCGGCGCAGGCCGCAGCGTGCGGCCGTGCCGCCGGACCTGGTCGAAGACATCGAAAGCTTCAAGCAGCAGGTGCGTCGCGAGCAAGGCATTCCACCCCCTTTGGAGCAGCGCCAGCCGGCGGACATCCGCGGGGATCCCACTAAACTGCGCCTTACGCCATTGCAGCAGGCGCAGCTGCCCGCCTATTTCATGACCGTGCACGTCTTCGACGAGGATGCCGGCAAGCGCTTTGTGCTCATCAATGCGCTGCGCTATGTCGAGGGTGAGGAGACCCGCGACGGGATTCGCATCGAGCGCATCATCCCGGAGGGTGCGGTCCTGAGCTATCTGGGCAATCCGTTTTTCGTGCGTCGCTGATGATAGTGGTTAGTGGTTAGAAATGAATTATAAACAGTGAGTTAGCGACCGGAAAGCCGAAAAACCGGCGTGTTGGGCAATCCCGAGTGGCCTGAGGCGTCGAGTCTCCGTTCTGGACGCCGTGTCTATCCCCCGGCACTCGCAACAGGCTCGCGAATTCCGTAAAGTGCGCAGCTCCGCGCGTTGCTCGATCCAGACCTCCTCAACCCCGACCCCGGCGCCGTCCAAATGACACAATCCAAGGCTCGCGACACCGACGCCATGCATCGCCATCTGCGCGACGTCGAGCGGCTGTTGGCGCGCCTGCGGCTGGTCGACACCCTGGTGCAT contains:
- a CDS encoding general secretion pathway protein GspB, translated to MSYILEALKKSQQERELGRVPTLDTSGMFTEDKEPVPTSHWGLLAVGLAAVAVVIALYAVLRTPAPVPMQAGAQPGAAATPMSTSAPALSATDSGQPSADAVPMIASDDAGLPASSQAQTAPRASGVPTASPRVSGVPGTGPERFPGEELGFAAEPDPWLEQELQRQLDAEQAAYAEPPAPRRRPQRAAVPPDLVEDIESFKQQVRREQGIPPPLEQRQPADIRGDPTKLRLTPLQQAQLPAYFMTVHVFDEDAGKRFVLINALRYVEGEETRDGIRIERIIPEGAVLSYLGNPFFVRR